In Erpetoichthys calabaricus chromosome 2, fErpCal1.3, whole genome shotgun sequence, a genomic segment contains:
- the LOC114646926 gene encoding heparan sulfate glucosamine 3-O-sulfotransferase 1-like, whose translation MILMAFLLVSAFFLAAQTHGAPKEYSQQGEGVVLETLKLEIGLASNETENYSSQVKPPGTNRRIPQSIIIGVRKGGTRALLEMLDIHPEIVVAATEVHFFDWDENYVKGYDWYRNLMPFSYEHQITVEKTPGYFTSSLAPERIHGMNSSIKLLLILRDPTERVISDYTQVYYNRLESHKPVQVIEDIVIRNGALNTKYKAIQRSLYDVHMANWLKFFSLEQIHIVDGDTLIKDPLPELQKVERFLNLPPRIMSTNFYFNQTKGFYCIRSDGRERCLHESKGRPHPVVNSTVLEQLHAYFKDHNQNFYRMVNRSFNWH comes from the coding sequence ATGATCCTCATGGCCTTTCTACTGGTATCTGCATTTTTCCTGGCAGCACAGACACATGGTGCTCCAAAAGAATATTCTCAGCAGGGAGAAGGGGTAGTGCTGGAGACGCTTAAATTGGAAATTGGATTAGCGAGTAATgaaactgagaattactcctctcAGGTTAAACCTCCAGGAACTAACAGGAGAATTCCTCAAAGCATTATTATTGGTGTGCGCAAAGGTGGAACTAGAGCTCTGCTGGAAATGTTGGACATTCACCCAGAGATAGTAGTGGCTGCAACTGAAGTCCACTTTTTTGACTGGGATGAGAACTATGTAAAAGGATATGACTGGTACAGGAATCTGATGCCTTTTTCCTATGAACACCAAATCACTGTTGAGAAAACCCCTGGATATTTTACATCATCACTGGCCCCAGAAAGAATTCATGGGATGAACAGCTCTATCAAGCTGTTACTGATTCTGAGGGATCCTACGGAAAGAGTTATATCGGACTATACTCAGGTTTACTACAATCGGCTGGAGAGTCACAAGCCTGTTCAAGTGATTGAAGATATTGTCATAAGAAATGGAGCTCTCAATACAAAATATAAGGCCATTCAGAGGAGTCTGTATGATGTCCATATGGCTAACTGGCTgaagtttttttctttggaaCAGATACATATAGTAGATGGTGACACTTTGATAAAAGATCCTCTACCAGAGTTACAAAAAGTTGAAAGGTTTCTTAATCTACCCCCAAGAATAATGTCTACtaacttttattttaatcagaCAAAAGGTTTCTACTGTATTCGCAGTGATGGGAGGGAAAGATGTTTGCATGAATCTAAAGGTCGTCCTCATCCAGTTGTAAACAGCACTGTGCTGGAACAGCTTCATGCCTACTTCAAAGACCACAACCAGAATTTTTACAGAATGGTAAATCGTTCCTTTAACTGGCATTAA